One window of Pirellulales bacterium genomic DNA carries:
- the pyrH gene encoding UMP kinase has translation MSSDPSSPTFRRVVLKLSGETFCHARERGISMDEVIHTARQTYQAAQRGVEIAIVIGGGNILRGAQFTAAAGESIQEATAHYMGMLATVINGLALQDALESLGAETRLLSAVRMDGVAEPYIRRRARRHLEKGRIVILAAGTGSPFVTTDTAAAQRALEMGADVLLKATRVDGVYSDDPEKNPHALLYRELSYSQVRDQNLRVMDPTAIAQCMEHNMPIVVFNFKKEGNIERAVRGERVGTIISSQRGEQVAK, from the coding sequence ATGAGTTCCGATCCATCATCTCCTACCTTCCGCCGTGTGGTGCTTAAGCTTTCGGGCGAAACATTTTGCCATGCTCGGGAACGGGGCATCAGCATGGACGAAGTGATTCACACCGCCCGGCAAACCTACCAAGCGGCGCAGCGAGGCGTCGAAATTGCCATTGTCATCGGCGGCGGCAACATTTTGCGCGGCGCGCAATTCACCGCCGCGGCCGGCGAAAGCATTCAGGAAGCCACGGCCCACTACATGGGCATGCTGGCCACGGTAATCAACGGGCTGGCGCTGCAAGATGCGCTGGAAAGTTTGGGAGCCGAAACACGGCTGCTGTCGGCGGTGCGCATGGATGGCGTGGCGGAGCCGTACATTCGTCGCCGGGCTCGCCGCCATTTGGAAAAAGGGCGCATCGTCATTCTGGCCGCCGGCACCGGCAGCCCGTTTGTAACCACCGATACCGCCGCCGCCCAACGGGCCCTGGAAATGGGAGCCGACGTGCTGCTGAAGGCCACCCGGGTAGACGGCGTGTACAGCGACGATCCGGAAAAAAACCCACACGCCCTGCTGTACCGCGAATTAAGTTATTCCCAGGTGCGCGATCAAAATTTGCGGGTGATGGATCCCACCGCCATTGCCCAGTGCATGGAGCACAACATGCCCATCGTGGTGTTCAACTTCAAGAAGGAAGGGAACATCGAACGGGCCGTGCGCGGCGAGCGGGTGGGCACCATCATTTCCAGCCAGCGCGGTGAACAAGTGGCAAAGTAA
- the frr gene encoding ribosome recycling factor gives MSTEEIIFDVEERMEKAAGVFKHALTGVRTGRANPGLVDSLRVEVYGAPVVLKSVAQVGAPEPTQIVIRPFDPGTIKDIEKSIRASDLGFNPSNDGRVIRIAIPPLSTDVRRKLVSRIKEMGEEARVSIRNVRRDGNKAADDAEKEKTLTEDECKQAKDQIQELTKQYENKVNDLAKAKETEVMEQ, from the coding sequence ATGTCTACGGAAGAAATTATCTTTGACGTCGAAGAACGGATGGAAAAAGCCGCCGGCGTGTTCAAGCACGCGCTCACCGGGGTTCGCACCGGCCGGGCCAATCCGGGGCTGGTCGATTCGCTGCGCGTGGAAGTTTACGGCGCGCCGGTGGTGCTGAAATCGGTGGCGCAGGTGGGAGCGCCGGAGCCGACGCAAATTGTCATCCGGCCGTTTGACCCGGGCACCATTAAAGATATTGAAAAATCCATTCGAGCCAGCGATTTGGGGTTTAATCCATCGAACGACGGTCGCGTGATTCGCATTGCCATCCCGCCGCTATCGACCGATGTGCGCCGCAAGCTTGTCAGCCGCATTAAGGAAATGGGAGAAGAAGCCCGGGTTTCCATCCGCAACGTGCGGCGTGACGGCAACAAGGCGGCCGACGATGCCGAAAAAGAGAAAACCCTGACCGAAGACGAGTGCAAGCAAGCTAAGGACCAAATTCAAGAGTTGACCAAACAGTATGAAAACAAGGTCAACGACTTGGCCAAGGCCAAAGAAACCGAAGTGATGGAGCAGTAA
- a CDS encoding tetratricopeptide repeat protein: MASRPISAAPAQWSLRDWVPLRINLEWRIWLPALLLVAMVCVAYLPALRGSDVLDDDVYVTGNSALRSAAGLRRIWFEIGSMPDYYTLVYSSFWVEYHLWGLSPLGYHAMNIALHALCAVLLWRLLVRLRVPGGWLAAAIFAVHPVCVESVAWITERKNTLSMFFALASMLCYLRFAPIEASSNGTPTKTARRWQYAAALLLFALALLSKTQVVALPAVLLVIYWWKQGSIGWRTIKPLTPFFALGLALAAVTLWIETAYNGAGSADWAPALGKRFIIAGRAVWFYAGKLFWPQPLAFIYPRWTVDSASLWQWMLPLAVLLVTAALWLARRKIGRGPLAGTLIFVGLLFPVLGVFNVCFQRFSFVADHFQYHAAAAFIALMTAIAWKVASLWKESFARRAAGGIAAAILAMLMLLSWQHSRLFANADTLYRDTLAKNPDCWLAHNNLGNALQQAGHLDEAMAEYQAALRLKANYPEALVNLGTALVESNRIEQAIAQYQQAIDLKPEYAQAHNYLGVALAKSGQPQSAVEQYQLALQLNPNDADAHNNWGTLLLEHGQRRAATQHFQAALALNPDDAEAHSNLGSALHQSGRNREAVEELVEALRLNPNLAQAHNILGAALMGLGRTEPAMDQYRTAVRLTPHDAEAQFNLGIALLGTRRPQEAVEHFQEVLRQTPHDLVCALNLAIAYAQSHQHDLAVQAAQAAEEIARSTGEKSQAEQIQTWLKTYEASTLDRNAVQQAAFETPMQR; this comes from the coding sequence ATGGCATCTCGCCCCATCTCGGCGGCTCCAGCTCAGTGGAGTTTGCGCGACTGGGTGCCGCTGCGTATTAACTTAGAGTGGCGTATCTGGCTGCCAGCGCTGCTGCTGGTGGCGATGGTGTGCGTAGCTTACCTGCCGGCGCTGCGCGGCAGCGATGTGCTGGATGACGACGTGTACGTTACCGGCAATTCGGCACTGCGCTCTGCCGCTGGGCTGCGGCGCATTTGGTTTGAAATTGGCTCCATGCCCGACTATTACACGCTGGTCTATTCCTCGTTTTGGGTGGAATATCATTTGTGGGGTCTTTCGCCGTTGGGGTATCACGCGATGAACATTGCCTTGCATGCGCTATGTGCGGTTTTGCTGTGGCGGCTGCTTGTTCGATTGCGCGTGCCCGGCGGCTGGCTGGCAGCGGCGATTTTTGCGGTGCATCCGGTGTGCGTGGAATCGGTCGCTTGGATTACCGAGCGAAAAAACACGCTCTCGATGTTTTTCGCGCTGGCTTCGATGTTGTGCTATCTGCGGTTTGCGCCCATCGAAGCTTCGAGCAATGGGACGCCAACGAAAACTGCCCGGCGATGGCAATATGCGGCAGCGCTTTTGCTGTTTGCGTTGGCACTGCTCAGTAAGACGCAGGTCGTAGCATTGCCGGCCGTGCTATTGGTGATTTATTGGTGGAAACAGGGGAGCATTGGCTGGCGCACCATCAAGCCGCTAACGCCGTTTTTCGCGCTGGGGCTGGCGCTGGCGGCGGTCACCCTCTGGATTGAAACAGCGTACAACGGAGCGGGAAGCGCCGATTGGGCGCCGGCGCTGGGGAAACGGTTTATAATTGCCGGCCGGGCCGTGTGGTTCTATGCCGGCAAACTATTTTGGCCGCAGCCGCTAGCGTTTATTTATCCGCGGTGGACGGTTGATTCGGCATCCCTGTGGCAGTGGATGTTGCCGCTGGCGGTGCTGCTGGTGACAGCCGCGCTGTGGCTGGCGCGGCGAAAAATTGGCCGGGGGCCGCTGGCGGGGACGCTCATTTTTGTCGGGCTATTATTTCCCGTGTTGGGGGTTTTTAACGTCTGCTTCCAACGGTTCTCGTTTGTCGCCGATCACTTCCAGTATCACGCAGCGGCGGCATTCATCGCACTGATGACGGCAATCGCGTGGAAAGTTGCCTCGCTATGGAAAGAAAGCTTCGCTCGCCGTGCAGCCGGAGGCATAGCGGCGGCAATCTTGGCGATGTTGATGTTATTGTCATGGCAGCACAGCCGGCTGTTTGCCAACGCCGACACTCTTTACCGCGACACCCTGGCAAAAAATCCCGATTGTTGGCTCGCCCACAACAACCTGGGCAACGCCCTGCAGCAGGCTGGCCACTTGGACGAGGCAATGGCCGAATATCAGGCGGCGCTCCGGCTGAAAGCTAATTATCCCGAGGCGCTGGTGAATTTGGGAACGGCACTGGTGGAAAGCAACCGCATCGAGCAAGCGATTGCGCAATACCAACAAGCGATCGATCTGAAGCCCGAATATGCGCAGGCCCATAATTATTTGGGAGTGGCCCTGGCCAAATCGGGCCAGCCGCAGTCCGCGGTAGAGCAATATCAGTTGGCACTTCAGCTCAATCCCAATGATGCCGACGCCCACAACAACTGGGGCACCTTGCTTCTGGAACATGGACAACGCCGGGCGGCAACACAGCATTTTCAAGCGGCGCTGGCGCTGAACCCCGACGACGCAGAAGCGCACAGCAATTTGGGAAGCGCGCTACACCAATCGGGCCGAAATCGCGAAGCCGTGGAAGAGCTTGTCGAAGCCTTGCGGTTAAACCCTAACTTGGCCCAAGCACATAACATTCTCGGCGCCGCATTGATGGGCCTGGGGCGAACCGAACCGGCAATGGATCAATATCGAACTGCCGTGCGGCTGACGCCACATGATGCAGAAGCACAATTCAATCTAGGAATCGCCTTATTGGGCACGCGCCGCCCGCAAGAGGCGGTGGAGCACTTTCAGGAAGTGCTTCGTCAAACGCCGCACGACTTGGTGTGTGCCTTGAACCTGGCCATTGCGTATGCGCAATCCCATCAACACGATCTGGCCGTGCAAGCCGCCCAAGCGGCCGAAGAAATCGCCCGTTCGACCGGGGAGAAATCTCAGGCGGAGCAAATTCAAACCTGGCTGAAGACCTACGAAGCTAGCACTCTGGACCGAAATGCCGTGCAACAGGCTGCGTTTGAGACCCCGATGCAGCGGTAA
- a CDS encoding peptidylprolyl isomerase, protein MTRKDATPELRRGKWKRRFLVASSSIAVVTVCVLIRAIGGREQAGAQSPTGRSTINLGSRSANATSSGSGPTAHSSAPAPGNPGATQDANATSSQQQTVAVVNSEEIHRQELAQQCLSQYGKEVLETVMNKYLILTYCEKQGIKISKQDVDEEIARMAKQFSIPVDQWLQMLKQERGIKPEQYADDIIMPTLALRKLAASRIEPTEQELDDAFEAEYGTAVKARLIVLDKADKARDVQARAAANPADFEMLARKYSIDSNSASVGGLIQPIRKHIGDPQVEATAFKMKEGEVSPVIEVHNQFVILKCEGQTAPSGFQKEQVMARLKEFVRDRKLRSVASEVFKKLQNESQVVNVYNDPQKRTQMPGVAATINGKAITIRELAEACIDRHGDQVLEVMIHRKLLEQELKRKHINVTQQELDAEIGRAAVSAGKLKTDGKPDVDAWLKMITDGGLTMDKYMHDAVWPSTALKLIVGDVKVTDDDIDRGYDANYGKKAQVRAIVLDTQRRAQEVWQKARDNPSVDFFGKLAEQYSIEPASRANEGRVPPIRRYGGQPDLEREAFNLKPGEISGIVQVTDKFVILYLEDFTKPVQVRKDEVKSLIYEDVHEKKLRLKMSSEFDRLKDEANIDNYLAGTSHSPQRNEAKAGARGSGISSTGPASPDKLGLTGPGGRSITDDATVPAAYETTGLMPRTPPTTQTASPSNSRSNSGSPPDSDQPRSGSVYNSSGTTR, encoded by the coding sequence ATGACACGCAAGGATGCAACCCCGGAATTGCGCCGGGGAAAGTGGAAGCGTCGCTTTCTGGTGGCCAGCAGCTCGATTGCCGTGGTGACCGTTTGCGTTTTGATTCGCGCTATTGGCGGACGCGAGCAAGCCGGCGCGCAATCTCCCACCGGCCGCAGCACCATCAATCTTGGTTCCCGTTCCGCGAATGCCACATCTTCCGGCAGTGGCCCTACGGCGCATAGCTCGGCCCCCGCGCCAGGCAATCCTGGAGCCACGCAAGACGCCAACGCCACTTCGTCGCAACAGCAAACCGTGGCCGTGGTGAACAGCGAGGAAATTCATCGCCAGGAATTGGCCCAGCAGTGCCTTTCGCAATACGGCAAGGAAGTGCTGGAAACGGTGATGAACAAATACTTGATTCTCACCTATTGCGAAAAGCAAGGCATTAAAATTAGCAAGCAAGATGTCGACGAGGAAATTGCCCGCATGGCCAAGCAGTTTTCCATTCCCGTCGATCAATGGCTGCAAATGCTCAAGCAGGAGCGGGGCATTAAGCCGGAGCAATACGCCGACGACATTATCATGCCCACGCTGGCCCTGCGAAAATTAGCGGCCTCGCGCATTGAACCCACCGAGCAAGAACTGGATGACGCCTTCGAGGCGGAATACGGCACGGCCGTAAAAGCCCGGCTGATTGTGCTCGACAAGGCCGACAAAGCCCGCGACGTGCAGGCCCGGGCCGCCGCCAACCCCGCCGATTTTGAAATGCTGGCCCGCAAATACAGCATCGACAGCAACAGCGCCAGCGTAGGCGGGCTGATCCAGCCGATTCGCAAGCACATTGGCGACCCGCAAGTGGAAGCAACGGCCTTCAAAATGAAGGAAGGAGAAGTTTCGCCGGTGATTGAAGTCCACAATCAATTCGTCATTCTCAAGTGCGAAGGGCAAACCGCTCCGTCAGGATTCCAAAAAGAACAAGTGATGGCGCGATTGAAGGAATTTGTACGCGATCGGAAGCTACGCTCCGTGGCCAGCGAAGTGTTCAAAAAGCTGCAAAATGAATCGCAAGTGGTGAACGTGTACAACGATCCCCAAAAGCGGACGCAAATGCCCGGCGTGGCCGCCACCATTAACGGCAAGGCCATTACCATTCGCGAACTGGCGGAAGCGTGCATCGATCGCCACGGCGACCAGGTGCTGGAAGTAATGATTCACCGTAAATTGCTGGAACAGGAGCTCAAGCGAAAGCACATTAACGTCACCCAGCAGGAGCTCGATGCGGAAATTGGCCGAGCGGCTGTCTCCGCCGGCAAATTGAAAACCGACGGCAAGCCCGATGTCGACGCCTGGCTGAAAATGATTACTGACGGCGGTCTGACCATGGACAAATACATGCACGATGCCGTGTGGCCCAGCACGGCACTGAAGCTCATCGTGGGCGACGTGAAAGTTACGGACGACGACATCGATCGGGGCTATGACGCCAATTACGGGAAGAAAGCGCAGGTGCGGGCCATTGTGCTCGATACGCAGCGTCGGGCCCAGGAAGTATGGCAGAAAGCGCGCGATAACCCGTCGGTCGATTTCTTCGGCAAGCTGGCGGAGCAGTATTCCATCGAACCGGCCAGCCGCGCCAACGAAGGACGCGTGCCCCCCATCCGCCGCTACGGCGGCCAGCCCGATTTGGAGCGCGAAGCATTCAATCTGAAGCCGGGAGAAATCTCCGGCATTGTGCAAGTGACCGATAAGTTCGTCATTTTGTACTTGGAAGATTTCACCAAGCCCGTTCAGGTGCGCAAAGACGAAGTGAAAAGCCTGATTTACGAAGACGTGCACGAGAAGAAGTTGCGGCTGAAAATGTCGAGCGAGTTCGACCGCTTGAAGGACGAAGCGAATATCGACAACTACCTGGCCGGCACCTCGCACTCGCCGCAGCGCAATGAGGCCAAGGCCGGTGCCCGCGGAAGTGGCATTTCGTCCACCGGACCCGCTTCGCCCGACAAGTTGGGCCTGACTGGTCCCGGCGGCCGCTCCATCACTGACGATGCTACCGTTCCGGCGGCTTACGAAACCACGGGCTTGATGCCGCGCACTCCGCCGACCACCCAAACCGCGTCGCCGTCCAATTCACGATCGAATTCCGGCTCACCGCCCGATTCCGATCAGCCGCGATCGGGCTCCGTCTACAATTCGTCGGGCACAACGCGATAA
- a CDS encoding class I adenylate-forming enzyme family protein: protein MSLATLLRDSERRWPNKAALWFAGRSWTFRELDDATGRIAAALSAAGVQTGDRVAMFTPNCIELVLGYFGIFKIGAIAVPLNYRYRPEEAEYALAHCGATTLIVHEKLLDEVDSLPLAGMGISRGYVIGGAKNLPFLPFETLLNSSASANAPQPSGDNQPATILYTSGSTAKPKGVTHSYQSIWNNCAIQTHSFALTPDDVHLVSTAACHCAAFGGQLLPSLWSGGTCVLTHVPQPDEFVAAIETYGVTRTQMLPASLEDIVEYLEHKPGAQLQSWRVCTAGGDVVPIELQQRFKKLTGFEVTELYGMTEAVTTFTNPPFGAKRFGSFGKPVDQTQGRIVDVQGNDLPPDQPGELIVQTPSMLLGYWNDPAATAAAIRDGWLYTGDLARRDADGYFWFVGRKKEIIIRAGSNISPMEIESVLDSHHAVHLSGVVGKQDAHFGQIVIAYVQLRDDASVKPTEAELRQFVAERIAAYKVPERIHVVAQLPLNSTGKVDRQQLHAVVQQESA from the coding sequence ATGTCTTTGGCGACTTTACTGCGCGATTCCGAGCGCCGCTGGCCTAATAAGGCTGCCTTGTGGTTTGCCGGACGGTCGTGGACATTTCGCGAGCTGGATGATGCCACCGGACGCATTGCCGCCGCTTTATCTGCCGCCGGCGTGCAGACAGGCGACCGCGTGGCAATGTTCACGCCCAATTGCATCGAACTGGTGCTGGGCTATTTCGGCATTTTCAAAATCGGAGCGATTGCGGTTCCGCTGAACTACCGCTACCGCCCAGAGGAAGCTGAATATGCGCTCGCGCATTGCGGCGCCACGACGCTCATCGTTCACGAAAAGCTTCTGGACGAAGTGGATTCGCTACCGCTGGCCGGAATGGGAATTTCGCGAGGTTATGTCATCGGCGGGGCAAAGAATCTACCGTTCCTGCCATTCGAAACGCTCCTGAATAGTTCCGCCTCCGCAAATGCGCCACAACCCAGCGGCGACAATCAACCGGCCACCATTCTCTATACCTCCGGCAGCACGGCGAAGCCAAAAGGCGTGACGCATTCGTATCAGTCCATTTGGAATAACTGCGCCATCCAGACGCACAGCTTTGCCTTAACCCCGGATGACGTGCACCTGGTTTCCACGGCCGCCTGCCATTGTGCGGCCTTTGGCGGGCAACTGTTGCCCAGCCTGTGGTCGGGCGGAACTTGTGTGCTCACTCATGTGCCCCAGCCAGACGAATTCGTGGCGGCCATTGAAACCTACGGGGTCACCCGCACCCAAATGTTGCCGGCAAGTTTGGAGGACATTGTGGAATACCTGGAGCACAAGCCCGGCGCCCAATTGCAAAGCTGGCGCGTGTGCACGGCCGGCGGCGATGTAGTGCCCATCGAATTGCAACAACGGTTTAAGAAGTTGACCGGTTTTGAGGTCACGGAGTTGTACGGCATGACCGAGGCGGTCACCACATTTACCAATCCGCCGTTCGGCGCCAAGCGGTTCGGCTCGTTTGGCAAGCCGGTCGACCAAACGCAAGGCCGCATTGTCGATGTCCAAGGGAATGATTTGCCCCCCGATCAACCGGGCGAGCTGATTGTGCAAACTCCGTCCATGCTGCTAGGTTATTGGAACGATCCGGCTGCTACGGCTGCCGCAATTCGCGACGGCTGGCTTTACACCGGCGATTTGGCGCGGCGCGATGCCGACGGTTACTTCTGGTTTGTGGGCCGGAAAAAAGAAATTATCATTCGCGCCGGCTCGAACATTTCGCCCATGGAAATTGAAAGCGTGCTCGATTCGCACCATGCGGTGCATCTGAGCGGCGTGGTCGGCAAGCAGGATGCCCATTTCGGGCAAATTGTAATTGCCTACGTTCAGCTCCGCGACGATGCCTCGGTAAAGCCCACGGAAGCGGAGTTGCGGCAATTTGTTGCCGAGCGAATTGCCGCTTACAAAGTGCCGGAGCGAATCCACGTAGTGGCGCAATTGCCTCTCAACTCGACCGGCAAAGTCGATCGCCAGCAATTGCACGCCGTTGTGCAACAGGAATCGGCATAA
- a CDS encoding aminotransferase class I/II-fold pyridoxal phosphate-dependent enzyme, giving the protein MSHAEEKPEPVDDLRPFQIQLAERMKRLPAYLFARLNQLMYQKRRAGDDVVDMGMGNPTDPPADLIIEKLAEAAHDSKNHGYSPSLGIMQLRREVASRYLKKWGVRLDPESELIVTLGSKEGFSHLCLALIGPGDTAIVPAPTYPAHMYAVSLASGNAITLEVADSDKFLSNVAYICQHIEPRPKMVILNYPHNPSTVTIDPPFYVEAVKLARKYGFILISDLAYADVCFDGYQAPSLLSVPGAKEVAVEFTTMSKGFSMAGWRIGYCAGNAEIIRALGTIKAYYDYGMFRPMQIAAIMALRHCESAVEAQAKEYQHRRDVLCEGLNRIGWNVTPPRASMFVWAKIPEPWAKMGSLDFAMKLLEEADVVVSPGAGFGPAGEGYLRMALVENDNRIRQAVRNIGRTLGSDPKPGGSSHPASVSGRQTPAQA; this is encoded by the coding sequence ATGTCGCACGCAGAAGAAAAGCCCGAACCGGTTGACGATTTGCGGCCGTTTCAAATTCAATTGGCCGAGCGAATGAAGCGCTTGCCCGCTTATTTGTTCGCCCGGCTGAATCAACTGATGTACCAGAAGCGCCGGGCCGGCGACGACGTAGTTGACATGGGCATGGGAAATCCCACCGATCCGCCGGCTGATTTGATTATCGAAAAGTTGGCCGAAGCAGCGCACGATTCTAAGAATCATGGGTACAGTCCGTCGCTGGGAATCATGCAATTGCGGCGTGAAGTGGCCAGCCGGTATCTGAAAAAGTGGGGCGTTCGGCTGGACCCGGAAAGCGAATTAATTGTTACGCTGGGCTCCAAAGAAGGCTTCAGCCATTTGTGCCTGGCGCTCATTGGCCCCGGCGATACCGCCATTGTGCCGGCGCCGACGTATCCGGCCCACATGTACGCCGTGTCGCTGGCTTCCGGAAATGCCATTACGCTGGAAGTGGCCGACAGCGACAAATTCCTGTCGAACGTGGCTTACATTTGTCAGCACATCGAGCCGCGGCCGAAAATGGTGATTTTGAACTATCCGCACAATCCTTCGACGGTGACCATCGATCCCCCCTTTTATGTCGAAGCGGTCAAGCTGGCCCGCAAATATGGGTTCATTCTCATTAGCGATTTGGCATATGCCGATGTGTGTTTCGACGGTTATCAAGCGCCCAGCTTGTTGTCGGTGCCGGGCGCCAAAGAAGTGGCCGTGGAATTCACCACGATGAGCAAAGGCTTCAGCATGGCGGGCTGGCGAATTGGTTATTGCGCAGGCAATGCGGAAATTATTCGGGCGCTGGGCACCATTAAGGCGTACTACGATTACGGCATGTTTCGGCCCATGCAAATTGCCGCGATTATGGCGCTGCGGCATTGCGAATCGGCCGTGGAAGCGCAAGCGAAGGAATATCAACACCGGCGCGATGTGCTGTGCGAAGGGTTGAATCGCATCGGCTGGAATGTTACGCCGCCCCGGGCCAGCATGTTCGTGTGGGCGAAAATTCCCGAGCCCTGGGCAAAAATGGGATCGCTCGATTTCGCCATGAAGCTGCTGGAAGAGGCCGATGTGGTAGTCAGCCCCGGCGCCGGGTTCGGGCCGGCCGGCGAAGGCTATTTGCGGATGGCGCTCGTCGAAAACGACAACCGCATTCGGCAAGCGGTGCGAAACATTGGCCGCACTTTGGGCAGCGATCCCAAACCGGGTGGTTCTTCCCATCCGGCCTCTGTATCTGGCCGACAAACGCCGGCTCAGGCGTAA
- a CDS encoding class I SAM-dependent methyltransferase codes for MQSEQFQLHAQIEQRHWWFVARRQILRELVRTIAPNSKAATAELADRKVVVDIGCGTGANLAALAEEYQCVGIDTSAEAISLARRRFPDIFFVCGFAPQDVAGFLRKAAVVMLTDVLEHVADDRKLLASIVAACPAGAQILITVPADMRLWSPHDVAFGHYRRYDDHSLAAVWAGLPVKPRLVSYFNRRLYPLVRAVRAVNHWRGRSSGEANTDFALPAAPINSMLEKYFAGEARRLLRSIDRPSAGYRRGVSLIAILERENVPLPAAKPVNLLALGGSPIELAASTIPTPIAL; via the coding sequence ATGCAGTCGGAACAATTCCAACTTCATGCGCAAATTGAACAGCGGCACTGGTGGTTTGTCGCTCGGCGCCAAATTCTGCGCGAATTGGTTCGCACCATTGCGCCAAATTCAAAAGCGGCGACCGCGGAGCTTGCGGATCGAAAGGTTGTCGTCGATATCGGTTGCGGCACCGGCGCCAATTTGGCGGCGCTGGCGGAGGAATATCAGTGCGTGGGCATTGATACTTCGGCCGAGGCCATTAGTTTGGCCCGCCGGCGGTTTCCCGACATTTTTTTTGTGTGCGGATTTGCACCACAAGATGTGGCAGGATTTCTGCGCAAAGCAGCCGTCGTGATGCTGACCGATGTGCTGGAGCATGTGGCCGACGATCGCAAATTGCTGGCCAGCATTGTGGCCGCGTGTCCCGCCGGCGCCCAAATTTTGATTACCGTGCCGGCCGACATGCGGTTATGGAGCCCGCACGATGTGGCCTTTGGCCATTATCGCCGGTACGACGACCATTCGCTGGCCGCCGTCTGGGCTGGGCTGCCGGTAAAGCCGCGGTTAGTGTCGTATTTTAACCGTCGACTTTATCCGCTGGTTCGCGCCGTTCGGGCGGTGAATCACTGGCGCGGGCGGAGCTCCGGAGAAGCAAATACGGATTTTGCGCTGCCGGCGGCGCCAATCAATTCCATGCTGGAAAAGTACTTCGCAGGTGAGGCGCGACGATTGCTCCGCTCCATCGACCGTCCGTCGGCCGGTTATCGCCGCGGCGTGAGTCTGATTGCCATTTTGGAACGCGAAAATGTCCCGCTGCCCGCCGCAAAACCGGTAAATTTACTCGCTTTGGGCGGCAGTCCCATTGAGCTGGCGGCATCTACAATTCCGACGCCTATCGCTTTATAA